The Chrysoperla carnea chromosome X, inChrCarn1.1, whole genome shotgun sequence genome includes a region encoding these proteins:
- the LOC123303008 gene encoding deoxyribodipyrimidine photo-lyase: MHKLTKHHVNPKISCVLVLPEVKNKAIVKSVNLFREHIIVRRELSDNFCYYNTETYNKLEGAPRWAQLTLNEHATDKRDYTYTLEEFKHGRTHDELWNATQKELYKTGKMHVYMRIYWAKKILEWTETPTQALEYALYLNNHYALDGNDPNAYVGCMASIAGVHDRGFRSRDVFGKIRYMSYDGCKKKFNTKSYIARWNTVERKPKKKNLLLFTESFCLCPNF, encoded by the coding sequence ATGCACAAGTTGACGAAGCATCATGTCAATCCAAAAATAAGTTGTGTCTTAGTGTTGCCTGAAGTCAAAAATAAGGCAATTGTGAAAAGTGTGAATTTATTCCGAGAACATATAATAGTACGTCGTGAACTCTCGGataacttttgttattataataccGAGACTTATAATAAGTTAGAGGGGGCACCAAGATGGGCTCAACTAACGTTAAATGAGCACGCTACAGACAAACGTGACTATACGTATACTTTAGAGGAATTTAAACATGGACGTACACATGATGAATTATGGAATGCAAcacaaaaagaattatataaaacaggAAAGATGCACGTGTATATGCGAATATATTGggccaaaaaaatattagaatggACAGAAACACCAACACAAGCTTTGGAGTATgcattatatttaaacaatcattATGCGCTAGATGGTAATGATCCAAATGCTTATGTTGGTTGTATGGCGTCGATTGCAGGTGTTCATGATAGGGGTTTTCGGAGTCGGGATGTCTTTGGCAAAATACGTTATATGAGTTATGAtgggtgtaaaaaaaaatttaatactaaatcGTATATTGCACGGTGGAATACTGTTGAaagaaaaccgaaaaaaaaaaatttactgttgTTTACTGAAAGTTTCTGTTTGTGCCCAAATTTTTAG